The following proteins come from a genomic window of Nitrospinota bacterium:
- a CDS encoding flagellar brake protein codes for MASNKYILIDPPTQEGKPIVAGRGEGLVILYMLDGAAYKFETQIVRQYTNPAQVWALNYPYIIKNRCLRKSVRMCSLIPARVESTDGSAEGALLDISEGGGCFATSGHGFFKGQRVVLRLSHPTGEALGGVHCEARSVSLKDGKSVIGLAFDENDAAHIADMVRNYCGLCEKAQS; via the coding sequence GTGGCCTCCAACAAGTATATTCTCATAGATCCACCGACACAGGAAGGCAAGCCTATTGTGGCGGGGCGGGGGGAGGGGCTCGTCATTTTGTACATGCTCGACGGCGCAGCCTACAAGTTCGAGACGCAGATCGTAAGGCAATACACCAATCCGGCGCAGGTATGGGCGCTCAACTATCCATACATTATCAAGAACCGCTGCCTGAGAAAAAGCGTCCGCATGTGCTCGCTTATACCGGCCAGGGTGGAATCCACGGATGGTTCCGCCGAGGGGGCGCTTCTGGACATAAGCGAGGGAGGCGGCTGTTTCGCCACCTCCGGCCACGGATTCTTCAAGGGCCAACGCGTTGTCCTGCGCCTATCCCACCCCACCGGCGAGGCGCTCGGGGGGGTGCATTGCGAGGCCCGCAGCGTCAGTCTGAAGGATGGAAAGTCTGTCATTGGCCTTGCCTTCGACGAAAACGATGCGGCGCACATAGCGGACATGGTGCGCAATTACTGCGGATTGTGCGAGAAGGCGCAGTCGTAA
- a CDS encoding PocR ligand-binding domain-containing protein yields the protein MDGIEEALGAFPVRSMVGEFCDRTGMMADIIGLGAGETLVAEGMARICVQYHQDCPRAELKCKDYGFQGMEGRSGKPVVKQCEIGLVTGIAPIFAKGRHVANLFAGPALLAPVDEDVLCAGAAKRGMDETVYSGLYHRIPRVGHDDFIEALERIAAAVNLKAEGGFDSTADAMAHEHLEKAEAAFIIPAHDADVPARSAAKAHGAKIGPQVEM from the coding sequence ATGGACGGGATTGAGGAAGCTTTGGGGGCGTTCCCGGTGCGGAGCATGGTCGGAGAGTTTTGCGACCGCACGGGGATGATGGCCGACATTATCGGCCTTGGCGCCGGCGAGACGCTGGTGGCCGAAGGGATGGCCAGAATATGTGTCCAGTATCACCAGGATTGCCCCAGGGCTGAATTGAAATGCAAGGATTACGGTTTCCAGGGCATGGAAGGGCGGAGCGGGAAACCTGTCGTCAAGCAATGTGAAATCGGGCTTGTGACCGGGATCGCCCCGATTTTCGCCAAGGGGCGCCATGTGGCCAACTTATTCGCAGGTCCGGCCCTGTTGGCCCCGGTGGACGAGGATGTTCTTTGCGCCGGCGCGGCGAAAAGAGGGATGGACGAGACTGTGTATTCTGGGCTTTATCACCGTATCCCCAGGGTGGGGCACGATGATTTTATCGAGGCTTTGGAGCGCATCGCCGCGGCGGTGAACCTGAAGGCCGAAGGGGGTTTTGACTCCACCGCCGATGCGATGGCGCACGAACATTTAGAGAAGGCGGAAGCGGCGTTCATTATACCGGCCCACGACGCGGATGTTCCCGCCCGGAGCGCCGCGAAGGCCCATGGGGCCAAGATCGGGCCACAGGTGGAGATGTGA
- a CDS encoding PilZ domain-containing protein, with protein sequence MLRLEVGADVSLESERGKAMSRIMGWKTGAYLLMDAKDKRLTLKQGEKVVARTLCGGAYYGFSSEFLGPMPEIAALVFRYPENIIESSIGASARVAVVLPVSVSRTQAPTAMRLEGVITALGGTGFKMLCDMAFSPGDTAYVTGSLPTGKKLDSVSFTVVQAEERGNKFEVAGQFAGNETAEAAVAAYVEEIASYGAFPENIASPDGHGIPVGDTCHLHIGGYTQVPTVFRGVVGEKFILIDPPAHGAKPLLAARGAAMAIMYMAGGVAYRLETQMARHYTTPAQLWAVDFTGMTKKRGTRSCTRLNVFVPAALKSGDDVCYGVMLDLSEGGGCFATSCAGFYKGQRMTARLVLPDGGKVAGLECEVRNVDSGREKTLVGLSFDPGEGSGLVEIRRFCQYCMKLTS encoded by the coding sequence ATGCTCAGGCTGGAAGTCGGCGCGGACGTGTCCCTTGAGTCGGAGCGCGGCAAGGCCATGTCCAGGATCATGGGATGGAAGACCGGGGCCTACCTGCTGATGGACGCAAAAGACAAACGCCTTACTTTAAAACAAGGCGAGAAGGTGGTGGCCCGGACCCTTTGCGGCGGGGCTTATTATGGATTCTCCTCGGAGTTTCTCGGCCCTATGCCGGAGATAGCGGCCCTTGTGTTCCGTTATCCGGAAAACATAATCGAATCGTCCATTGGCGCCAGCGCCAGGGTGGCGGTGGTCCTGCCGGTGAGCGTCAGCAGGACGCAGGCGCCCACGGCCATGAGGCTTGAGGGCGTGATAACCGCTCTTGGCGGCACGGGATTCAAGATGTTGTGCGACATGGCTTTCAGCCCGGGAGACACCGCGTATGTCACCGGCTCACTGCCGACCGGCAAGAAGCTGGACAGTGTATCCTTTACCGTCGTTCAGGCGGAGGAGCGGGGGAATAAGTTTGAGGTGGCCGGCCAGTTTGCCGGAAATGAGACGGCGGAAGCGGCGGTGGCGGCATATGTGGAAGAAATAGCCTCGTACGGCGCGTTCCCGGAAAACATCGCAAGTCCGGACGGCCACGGGATTCCGGTGGGCGATACATGCCATCTGCATATCGGAGGTTATACGCAGGTCCCAACTGTGTTCCGGGGAGTGGTGGGTGAGAAGTTTATCCTCATAGATCCTCCCGCGCACGGAGCCAAGCCTTTATTGGCGGCCCGAGGCGCGGCCATGGCGATCATGTATATGGCCGGCGGCGTCGCTTACAGGCTGGAGACTCAGATGGCGCGCCATTACACCACTCCGGCGCAGCTGTGGGCGGTGGACTTTACCGGCATGACAAAAAAACGGGGCACGCGCAGCTGCACACGGCTGAATGTGTTCGTTCCAGCGGCGCTCAAATCTGGTGATGACGTCTGTTATGGAGTGATGCTCGACTTGAGCGAAGGGGGCGGGTGTTTTGCCACATCATGCGCCGGTTTTTACAAAGGACAGCGCATGACGGCGCGCCTTGTTTTGCCCGATGGAGGCAAGGTGGCCGGCCTGGAATGCGAAGTGCGCAATGTGGACTCCGGCAGGGAGAAGACATTGGTGGGACTCTCGTTTGATCCTGGCGAAGGCTCCGGGCTTGTGGAGATAAGGAGGTTTTGCCAGTACTGCATGAAACTTACAAGCTGA
- a CDS encoding DUF3391 domain-containing protein: protein MPDTIRKISVDEIKVGMFISRLDNSWLNSPLIMSDFKVESERDISNIRDYEIKHVFIDLSKGCGLDAPEETGEGARLSMSDMFEVDIDEFWADAPLPVDLYRVRGGSLDLALKSGMTLDVHSDSLIRTEGERTAMAPRSQMGELENYRRAREAAREKNRESGFAEGYLDPARVKEHMAFMGQYHPISPMSLVPGTVVMFDIFIRIDRIINLALEHGRRLEADMRDGWIERDVNILIRREEKESYQAYMQASRKDVKDPGVKAAMVRENSKIIVESLAENPRCEKLMGQTKDSVTDLIMTVIDNPDTFYAIMKINNYDYYTFTHSVNVATLSISLAMASGIKDEKRLSDLGVGAVLHDLGKSKVDPALINKPGSLSDAEFRLVREHVTLGYDMLKWNKALPADALIPVLQHHERLTGTGYPNRLKGERIHVYGRIVSVIDAYDALTTTRTYRGAIKTFDALALISKGLESYDAALFAMLVKIIHRQEA from the coding sequence ATGCCTGATACGATCAGGAAAATCAGCGTGGACGAAATCAAGGTCGGCATGTTCATCAGCCGGCTGGACAATTCGTGGCTCAACTCGCCTTTGATAATGAGCGATTTTAAGGTGGAGTCCGAGCGGGACATATCCAATATCCGGGACTATGAGATAAAGCACGTTTTCATAGACCTTTCCAAAGGATGCGGGCTGGACGCGCCTGAGGAGACGGGGGAGGGCGCCAGGCTTTCCATGTCCGATATGTTTGAGGTGGACATAGACGAATTCTGGGCGGACGCGCCATTGCCGGTGGACCTTTACAGGGTGAGGGGAGGAAGCCTTGATCTTGCGCTCAAAAGCGGAATGACGCTCGACGTGCATTCAGACTCGCTGATCAGGACTGAGGGGGAGCGCACAGCGATGGCGCCCAGGAGCCAGATGGGCGAACTTGAAAATTACAGGCGGGCACGGGAAGCGGCCAGGGAGAAGAACAGGGAGAGCGGATTCGCGGAGGGCTATCTTGATCCGGCCCGGGTCAAAGAGCACATGGCGTTCATGGGCCAGTATCATCCAATCAGCCCGATGTCCCTTGTTCCGGGGACCGTGGTCATGTTCGACATATTCATAAGGATAGACAGGATCATCAACCTGGCCCTCGAACACGGCCGCAGGCTGGAGGCGGACATGCGGGACGGCTGGATTGAGAGGGACGTGAACATCCTTATCCGCAGGGAGGAGAAGGAGAGCTACCAGGCCTACATGCAGGCCAGCCGCAAGGATGTGAAGGATCCCGGGGTGAAGGCGGCCATGGTGCGGGAGAACTCCAAGATCATCGTGGAGAGCCTGGCGGAAAATCCCCGCTGCGAAAAGCTGATGGGGCAGACGAAGGACTCGGTGACGGATCTGATCATGACGGTTATAGACAATCCGGACACTTTTTACGCCATCATGAAGATCAACAATTACGACTACTACACCTTCACCCATTCGGTGAACGTGGCGACCCTTTCCATCTCCCTCGCCATGGCGTCGGGCATCAAGGACGAAAAACGCCTTTCGGACCTGGGGGTGGGGGCCGTGCTCCACGACCTGGGCAAGAGCAAGGTGGACCCGGCGCTCATAAACAAACCGGGGAGCCTTTCCGATGCGGAGTTCCGGCTTGTCCGCGAGCATGTGACCCTCGGCTACGACATGCTCAAGTGGAACAAGGCGCTTCCGGCCGACGCGCTGATCCCCGTGCTCCAGCACCATGAGCGGCTGACCGGGACCGGCTATCCGAACAGGCTGAAGGGTGAGAGGATCCACGTTTACGGCAGGATCGTCTCGGTGATAGACGCCTACGACGCGCTGACCACGACGCGTACGTACAGGGGGGCGATAAAAACTTTCGACGCGCTGGCGCTCATCTCCAAGGGGCTGGAAAGTTATGACGCGGCGCTTTTCGCGATGCTGGTGAAAATCATTCACAGGCAGGAGGCTTGA